One part of the Musa acuminata AAA Group cultivar baxijiao chromosome BXJ1-5, Cavendish_Baxijiao_AAA, whole genome shotgun sequence genome encodes these proteins:
- the LOC135673239 gene encoding phosphatidylinositol N-acetylglucosaminyltransferase subunit A-like — protein sequence MDQQRKHRILMVSDFFYPNFGGVESHIYYLSQCLLKLGHKVVVMTHAYGNRSGVRYVTNGLKVYYVPWRPFLMQNALPTFYGTLPITRTILVREKISIVHGHQAFSTLCHEALMHARTMGYKIIFTDHSLYGFADVGSIHMNKVLQFTLADISQAICVSHTSKENTVLRSGITPERVFVIPNAVDTAMFSPAPNRLSCDEIVIIVVSRLVYRKGADLLVEVIPEVCRLFPNVCFVVGGDGPKRVRLEEMREKYSLQDRVEMLGAVPHSQVRSVLISGHIFLNSSLTEAFCIAILEAASCGLLTVSTRVGGVPEVLPDDMIVLAEPDPGDMVHAIGKAIHMLPNINPHVMHSRMKKLYSWHDVAKRTETVYNCALQSSDENLLQRLPRYLKCGAWAGKLFGLVMIVNFLLWRLLELWQPAESIEEVPELVLVQNEHEEPMQDFVEARD from the exons ATGGATCAACAAAGGAAGCACAGGATTTTGATGGTTTCTGATTTCTTCTACCCAAACTTTGGCGGTGTGGAAAGTCATATCTATTATCTGTCACAATGCTTGCTTAAGCTTGGCCACAAG GTGGTGGTTATGACACATGCATATGGAAACCGTTCTGGAGTTCGGTACGTGACCAATGGTCTGAAAGTTTATTATGTGCCATGGAGACCATTCCTTATGCAGAATGCATTACCAACATTTTATGGAACACTTCCCATCACAAGGACCATTCTTGTTCGTGAGAAGATTTCTATTGTTCATGGACatcaagctttttcaactctttgtCACGAAGCACTGATGCATGCCAGGACCATGGGTTACAAGATTATATTCACAGATCATTCACTCTACGGTTTTGCAGATGTCGGAAGCATTCACATGAATAAGGTGTTGCAGTTTACACTTGCTGACATAAGTCAGGCTATATGTGTTTCTCATACAAGCAAGGAGAACACAGTTTTGAGGTCTGGGATAACACCTGAGAGAGTTTTTGTAATACCTAATGCTGTGGACACTGCTATGTTCAGTCCTGCCCCAAATAGGCTCAGTTGTGATGAAATCGTCATCATTGTTGTGAGTAGATTGGTGTACCGGAAAGGTGCAGATCTCCTTGTTGAGGTCATCCCAGAAGTCTGTCGTCTCTTTCCAAAT GTCTGTTTTGTAGTTGGAGGAGATGGGCCAAAACGTGTGCGGCTAGAAGAGATGAGGGAGAAGTACTCTCTTCAGGATAGAGTTGAAATGTTGGGTGCTGTTCCACATTCTCAAGTGCGATCTGTTCTTATTTCTGGTCATATATTTCTAAACAG TTCTCTTACAGAAGCTTTTTGCATAGCCATTCTGGAAGCTGCTAGCTGTGGATTGCTTACTGTGAGCACAAGAGTTGGAGGTGTCCCAGAG GTCCTTCCGGATGACATGATTGTGCTTGCAGAACCAGACCCAGGGGATATGGTGCATGCTATTGGGAAAGCTATTCACATGCTTCCTAATATCAATCCACATGTCATGCACTCACGG ATGAAAAAACTGTACAGCTGGCATGATGTGGCTAAAAGAACAGAGACCGTGTATAATTGTGCATTACAGTCCTCTGATGAAAATCTGTTGCAACGCCTGCCGCG ataccTGAAATGTGGTGCTTGGGCTGGCAAGCTGTTTGGCTTAGTCATGATTGTCAATTTCCTTCTATGGCGGCTTTTGGAATTATGGCAG CCTGCTGAAAGTATCGAAGAAGTTCCTGAGTTGGTGTTGGTTCAAAATGAGCATGAAGAGCCGATGCAGGACTTTGTTGAAGCTCGAGACTGA